A part of Myxococcus landrumus genomic DNA contains:
- a CDS encoding isochorismatase family protein codes for MTPSKSLRVLSGLDNHLPLLADATLVFIDFQNTYTQGVMALEGADKALAAAARLLAAARAAGTKVIHVMHDGGEGSPYDIRAEIGAICSEVAPAKGEHVVVKKYPNSFHDTDLEKTLRELNAGKELVLAGFMTHMCVAFTAQGAFNLGYRPTVVAEATATRSLTAPDGSVVPAATLKTSALTTIGDLFGVVTPSVNDLTSK; via the coding sequence ATGACCCCGTCCAAGAGCTTGCGCGTCCTCAGTGGTCTCGACAATCACCTGCCCCTGCTCGCCGATGCGACGCTTGTCTTCATCGACTTCCAGAACACCTACACCCAGGGCGTCATGGCGCTGGAGGGCGCGGACAAGGCCCTCGCGGCGGCGGCGCGGCTGTTGGCGGCGGCGCGGGCCGCGGGCACGAAGGTCATCCACGTCATGCACGATGGCGGCGAGGGCTCGCCGTATGACATCCGCGCGGAGATTGGCGCCATCTGCTCCGAGGTGGCTCCCGCCAAGGGCGAGCACGTGGTGGTGAAGAAGTACCCCAACTCCTTCCACGACACCGACCTGGAGAAGACCCTGCGCGAGCTGAACGCGGGCAAGGAGCTGGTGCTGGCGGGCTTCATGACTCACATGTGCGTGGCCTTCACCGCGCAGGGCGCCTTCAACCTCGGTTATCGCCCCACCGTCGTCGCCGAGGCCACCGCCACCCGCTCGCTCACCGCGCCCGACGGCTCCGTCGTGCCCGCGGCGACGCTGAAGACGTCGGCGCTCACCACCATCGGCGACCTGTTCGGCGTGGTGACCCCCAGCGTCAACGACCTGACCTCGAAGTAG
- a CDS encoding response regulator transcription factor, protein MTQVRVLVAEDNPKTSTALRLYLEQERFAVEVAESGPEALDAARSGRFDFLLLDVMLPGLDGWQVCERLRSEGRALPVLMLTARTTEEDLLRGLGVGADDYVTKPFSPREVVARVKAVLRRGQPGTLGERRWGRLAVHLERQEVRVDGALVPLTAREFHLLRVLMSAPGRVFSREELISRAFGEDSEALDRTVDAHIKNLRRKLEVEAAHPTLILTAVGLGYRFGGGSHG, encoded by the coding sequence TTGACGCAAGTCCGAGTACTGGTGGCCGAGGACAACCCCAAGACGAGCACCGCCTTGCGGCTGTACCTGGAGCAGGAGCGCTTCGCGGTGGAGGTGGCGGAGAGTGGCCCGGAGGCGCTCGACGCGGCACGCAGCGGGCGCTTCGACTTCCTCCTGCTCGACGTCATGTTGCCCGGCCTGGACGGCTGGCAGGTCTGTGAGCGATTGCGCTCCGAGGGCCGCGCCCTCCCCGTGCTGATGCTCACCGCGCGTACCACGGAGGAGGACCTCCTGCGGGGCCTGGGCGTAGGCGCCGACGACTACGTCACCAAGCCCTTCAGTCCCCGCGAGGTCGTGGCCCGCGTGAAGGCCGTCCTGCGCCGAGGCCAGCCCGGAACCCTGGGCGAGCGTCGCTGGGGCCGCCTCGCGGTCCACCTCGAGCGCCAGGAGGTCCGGGTCGATGGCGCCCTGGTTCCCCTGACCGCCCGTGAGTTCCATCTGCTGCGCGTCCTCATGAGCGCCCCTGGCCGCGTCTTCAGCCGCGAGGAGCTCATCTCCCGCGCCTTCGGGGAGGACTCCGAGGCCCTGGACCGCACGGTGGATGCCCACATCAAGAACCTGCGCCGGAAGCTGGAGGTGGAGGCCGCGCACCCCACGTTGATTCTCACCGCCGTGGGGCTCGGCTATCGCTTCGGCGGAGGCAGCCACGGATGA
- a CDS encoding GlxA family transcriptional regulator: protein MFTRRRVVIAVFPDVDLLDVTGPAEVFAMANRETGGKAGYQVQLAAPTSGVVTTSAGVRLLTDLSFAEVDGVIDTLLVPGAVEVLPSGLAPRIDQDVVAWLKTAAPLARRVASVCVGAHLLAAAGLLDGKTATTHWSTAERLAADHPEVKVDPDPIFVRSGRIWTGAGISACMDLSLALVSEDLGEEVALAVARQLVMYLKRQGGQSQFSVPLSRPPASRRDIDDLRMYIAEHLDGDLSAASLAAKMSLSERQFARVFRQETGTTPAAYVEAARVEVARRLLESTDQPLEEVATASGLGSVETLHRALRRQIGIAPAAYRRRFRVVS from the coding sequence ATGTTCACGCGCCGCCGCGTCGTCATCGCGGTCTTCCCAGATGTCGACTTGCTTGATGTCACCGGTCCGGCCGAGGTGTTCGCCATGGCCAACCGGGAGACCGGAGGCAAGGCCGGCTACCAGGTCCAGCTCGCTGCTCCGACCTCGGGAGTGGTGACCACCTCGGCGGGCGTGCGGTTGCTGACAGACCTCTCCTTCGCGGAGGTCGACGGAGTCATCGACACGCTGCTGGTGCCGGGTGCGGTCGAGGTGCTGCCGAGCGGTCTGGCCCCTCGGATAGACCAGGACGTGGTGGCATGGCTGAAGACGGCCGCGCCGCTGGCCCGGAGGGTGGCCTCGGTCTGCGTGGGCGCGCACTTGCTGGCGGCGGCAGGGCTGCTCGACGGGAAGACGGCCACGACACATTGGTCGACAGCCGAGCGCCTCGCAGCGGACCACCCGGAGGTGAAGGTGGACCCCGACCCCATCTTCGTGCGGAGCGGGAGGATTTGGACCGGGGCGGGCATCAGCGCCTGCATGGACCTGTCGCTGGCGCTGGTGTCCGAGGACCTGGGCGAGGAGGTCGCCCTCGCGGTGGCGCGCCAACTGGTGATGTACCTCAAGCGCCAGGGGGGCCAGAGCCAGTTCTCCGTCCCGCTGAGCCGTCCTCCGGCCTCACGCAGGGACATCGACGACCTGCGGATGTACATCGCGGAACACTTGGATGGGGACCTGTCCGCGGCGTCGCTGGCGGCGAAGATGAGCCTCAGTGAGCGGCAGTTCGCGCGAGTCTTCCGGCAGGAGACCGGCACGACTCCCGCCGCGTATGTCGAGGCCGCCCGGGTGGAGGTCGCCCGCCGTCTGCTGGAGAGCACCGACCAACCGCTCGAAGAGGTGGCCACGGCCAGCGGGCTGGGCTCGGTGGAGACGCTTCACAGGGCCTTGCGCAGACAGATTGGCATTGCCCCAGCGGCCTATCGCCGCCGCTTTCGTGTCGTGAGTTGA
- a CDS encoding sensor histidine kinase — protein sequence MRRALRSLRVRLLLGLAAVVWVSMGAMAWFSSHISQRAFQRFIHERPAPSVDAVPVKALRAALEAHLHQHGGWHGVDRLLEQLGTEHALLLLLLDAQGNLLAVHPSRFVRLRVERGPDGTLRLRDVTPGAGRMNELAIRGAPIDLPGGAGLHVLPLPPEALHAEEEGFISSVNRALVPAGVFSALVALAVMGLFSGRILRPVEDLTRAARRLETGDLGVRVAVSSTDEVGELAHAFNAMAHARQRSEHLRAQLVSDVAHELRTPLTNLRCGLEALQDGLSAPTPEAMGSLLEEALLLSRLVDDLQHLAIAEAGGLRMRREPLDVGELVQRVLAGMSPTAASRGIALESQMPHALPALLADATRLGEVLRNLLANALAHTPSGGRVRVHAEVLPGVLLLHVEDTGRGIAPEHLDKVFERFYRVDPARSRATGGVGLGLAIVRQLVEAHGGQVSVESTVGEGSRFSLRFPLDAGPMTRAA from the coding sequence ATGAGGCGCGCACTGCGCAGTCTGCGAGTCCGTCTCCTCCTCGGCCTCGCGGCGGTGGTCTGGGTCTCCATGGGCGCCATGGCCTGGTTCTCCAGCCACATCAGCCAGCGTGCGTTTCAGCGCTTCATCCACGAACGGCCCGCACCCTCCGTCGACGCGGTCCCCGTGAAGGCGTTGCGGGCGGCCCTGGAGGCGCATCTCCACCAGCACGGCGGCTGGCACGGAGTGGACCGTCTGCTGGAGCAACTGGGAACAGAGCACGCACTCCTCCTGCTCCTCCTCGATGCACAGGGGAATCTGCTCGCGGTCCATCCATCGCGCTTCGTCCGACTGCGCGTGGAGCGGGGACCCGATGGCACCCTCCGGCTCCGCGATGTCACGCCAGGAGCTGGACGCATGAACGAGCTGGCGATTCGCGGAGCGCCCATCGACCTGCCAGGAGGCGCTGGACTCCACGTGCTCCCGCTTCCTCCCGAGGCCCTGCACGCCGAGGAAGAAGGCTTCATCTCCTCCGTCAATCGCGCCCTGGTGCCCGCGGGGGTGTTCTCCGCGCTCGTGGCCCTGGCGGTCATGGGCCTCTTCTCCGGACGCATCCTCCGCCCCGTCGAGGACCTCACCCGCGCCGCGCGCCGCCTGGAGACGGGAGACCTGGGCGTCCGCGTGGCGGTGAGCTCCACGGACGAGGTCGGCGAGCTCGCCCACGCCTTCAACGCCATGGCGCATGCACGCCAGCGCTCGGAGCACCTGCGAGCCCAGCTCGTCTCGGACGTCGCACATGAGCTGCGCACGCCGCTCACCAACCTGCGCTGCGGCCTGGAGGCGCTCCAGGACGGTTTGAGTGCGCCCACGCCGGAGGCCATGGGCTCGCTGCTCGAAGAGGCGCTGCTGCTCTCCCGCCTCGTCGATGACCTGCAACACCTGGCCATCGCGGAGGCGGGAGGACTGCGCATGCGGCGTGAGCCCCTGGATGTGGGCGAGCTCGTCCAGCGCGTGCTCGCGGGGATGTCCCCCACCGCCGCGTCGCGAGGCATCGCCTTGGAATCCCAGATGCCCCACGCCCTCCCCGCGCTGCTGGCGGACGCCACGCGGCTGGGCGAGGTGCTGCGAAACCTCCTCGCCAACGCACTGGCCCACACGCCCTCGGGAGGCCGGGTGCGGGTGCATGCCGAAGTGCTGCCCGGAGTGCTCCTGCTCCACGTCGAAGACACTGGCCGAGGCATCGCGCCGGAGCACCTGGACAAGGTCTTCGAGCGGTTCTACCGGGTGGACCCCGCGCGTTCCCGGGCCACGGGGGGCGTGGGCCTGGGGCTGGCCATCGTCCGTCAGCTCGTGGAGGCACACGGCGGACAGGTCTCCGTGGAGAGCACGGTGGGGGAGGGCAGCCGGTTCTCGCTCCGCTTCCCCTTGGACGCAGGACCGATGACGCGCGCGGCGTGA